One genomic segment of Mytilus galloprovincialis chromosome 5, xbMytGall1.hap1.1, whole genome shotgun sequence includes these proteins:
- the LOC143075615 gene encoding complement C1q-like protein 2, translating into MHFLFSLSVFIPLISGLVPVQNTEDALIPFLVHEFEDLKGLVGDLKSKLESVGKKDNDLANGLTSAENIIKELTQSHDAHRRAFTEAQVAFYAKLSASVHGLSPHQTIIFDALVTTTQTSLYDTTTGIFTAPVSGMYVISWTANVDHHESQTTELMINGRSKAWNFADTAGSEDRDYGSASQTVVLQVNKGENVWVRTGTNGKGDVSGHDYSTFSAFLLFPHSL; encoded by the exons ATgcactttttattttctttgtcagtATTTATTCCATTGATAAGTGGTCTTGTGCCAGTGCAGAACACAGAAGATGCTCTTATTCCTTTCCTTGTGCACGAGTTTGAGGATTTGAAAGGTCTTGTCGGAGATTTAAAGTCGAAACTTGAATCCGTAGGGAAGAAGGACAATGACCTTGCTAACGGATTGACATCAGCTGAAAACATCATCAAGGAACTAACCCAAAGTCATGACG CTCACAGAAGGGCATTCACTGAGGCCCAGGTTGCTTTCTATGCCAAATTGTCTGCCAGTGTTCATGGACTTAGTCCTCACCAAACCATAATATTCGATGCT CTTGTAACAACAACACAGACATCACTTTATGATACGACAACTGGTATTTTTACCGCTCCAGTTTCCGGTATGTACGTCATTTCCTGGACAGCTAACGTCGACCATCATGAGTCACAGACAACAGAGCTAATGATTAATGGTAGATCTAAAGCTTGGAACTTTGCTGACACTGCCGGAAGTGAAGACAGAGACTATGGAAGTGCCTCTCAGACCGTTGTCTTGCAG GTAAACAAAGGTGAGAATGTCTGGGTTCGAACTGGTACCAATGGTAAAGGCGATGTCAGCGGCCATGATTACAGCACATTCTCAGCATTTTTACTCTTCCCTCATTCTTTGTAG
- the LOC143075613 gene encoding beta-1,3-galactosyl-O-glycosyl-glycoprotein beta-1,6-N-acetylglucosaminyltransferase-like produces MFLSSLKKQFDFYNKNRRKILVVCLSLSILFCLVFGGINHATCCIQFKDQISKTYLRGFYSDIQKQKAIDPPTTCIPKHINCIKLVMGEREELMKASGYIKHNKTGNKCQLRNLVENCNALKIAHNYVTDNKTIFKEELEFPLAFAIKMHTSPEQAEQLLRNIYRPHNVYCIYVDKKSKEETFNLIQKVGNCFDNIFIVENRIEVVYSSINLVEAEVECMRIVSKSKKNWKYYINLTGQEFPLKTNLEIVKILQRLNGANDIESYEYPFIMQQRYTKEHVIKGNSIHKTNNLKHSFIKRFQMSKGSAYGAFSRPFVDFILTDNIARMFLKWLNGTYAPEESAWATLNTLPWTPGGFHKKAKNPTASFLSRAVIWSWDKSRCRGHYIRGICVYESGDLPWLAHREELFANKFDINRDHVVLDCLEEVLRNRTKDNKVENLNWDFYNTLPHAEYYAKFRQMQSSNNYLQRKKEMWLKDHNVTEMLEPISSRG; encoded by the coding sequence ATGTTTTTGTCATCATTgaagaaacaatttgatttttacaataaaaacagGAGGAAGATATTGGTTGTGTGTCTATCTTTATCCATATTATTTTGTCTGGTTTTTGGAGGAATAAATCATGCCACATGCTGCATTCAATTTAAAGACCAGATTTCTAAAACTTATTTAAGAGGTTTTTATTCAGACATTCAGAAACAAAAAGCCATTGACCCTCCTACAACATGCATTcctaaacatataaattgtataaaattaGTGATGGGTGAACGTGAGGAGCTTATGAAGGCTTCAGGatacataaaacataataaaacaggGAATAAATGTCAACTAAGAAACCTAGTAGAAAATTGTAATGCTTTGAAAATCGCACACAATTATGTAACAGATAATAAAACAATCTTCAAAGAAGAGCTGGAATTTCCCTTGGCGTTTGCTATAAAAATGCACACCAGTCCCGAACAAGCCGAACAGTTGCTTCGAAATATATACCGACCACATAATGTTTATTGTATTTACgttgacaaaaaatcaaaagaagAAACTTTCAACTTGATACAGAAAGTGGGAaattgttttgataacatatttatTGTTGAAAATCGTATAGAAGTTGTATATTCTAGTATTAATTTAGTCGAAGCTGAAGTTGAATGTATGAGAATTGTgtcaaaatcaaagaaaaattggaaatattacattaatttaaCGGGACAAGAATTTCCATTAAAAACGAATTtagaaattgttaaaatattgcAAAGATTGAATGGCGCTAACGATATAGAATCTTATGAGTATCCATTCATTATGCAACAAAGATACACGAAGGAGCACGTGATCAAAGGCAATTCTATACACAAAactaacaatttaaaacattcctTTATCAAACGATTCCAAATGAGCAAAGGCTCAGCTTATGGCGCGTTTTCAAGACcttttgtagattttattttgaCCGACAATATCGCAAGAATGTTTTTAAAATGGCTGAACGGAACATACGCCCCTGAAGAAAGCGCCTGGGCAACATTGAACACTCTACCATGGACACCTGGTGGATTtcacaaaaaagcaaaaaatccCACGGCTTCTTTCTTGTCGCGTGCTGTTATTTGGAGTTGGGATAAGTCTAGATGCCGAGGACATTATATAAGAGGTATTTGCGTGTACGAATCCGGTGATTTACCTTGGCTAGCGCACAGAGAGGAGTTGTTTGCAAACAAATTTGATATCAATCGGGACCATGTTGTGTTGGACTGTTTAGAAGAGGTTTTACGAAACAGAACAAAAGACAATAAAGTGGAAAATTTGAATTGGGATTTTTATAATACATTGCCACATGCTGAGTATTATGCTAAATTCAGACAAATGCAATCATCTAACAATTACCTACAACGAAAGAAAGAAATGTGGTTAAAAGATCACAATGTGACGGAAATGTTGGAACCAATATCTAGTAGGGGATAA